In one window of Helianthus annuus cultivar XRQ/B chromosome 17, HanXRQr2.0-SUNRISE, whole genome shotgun sequence DNA:
- the LOC110923169 gene encoding flowering-promoting factor 1-like protein 3 has product MSGVWVFNQNGVVRLVESPGGDSCQGSARRKVLVHVPTNEVVTSYDRLERILSSLGWERYYDDPDLLQFHKRSTVHLISLPKNFNKLKSMHMFDIVVKNRNMFEVRDM; this is encoded by the coding sequence ATGTCTGGTGTCTGGGTTTTCAATCAGAACGGTGTGGTTCGACTAGTGGAGAGCCCCGGAGGTGATTCCTGTCAAGGTTCGGCTCGACGTAAGGTCTTGGTCCATGTACCAACGAACGAAGTGGTGACTTCCTATGATAGGCTGGAAAGAATCTTGTCATCACTAGGATGGGAAAGGTACTATGATGATCCTGATTTGTTGCAGTTTCACAAAAGATCCACTGTGCATCTCATTTCACTGCCTAAAAACTTTAACAAGCTCAAATCGATGCATATGTTTGATATAGTCGTCAAGAACCGCAACATGTTTGAAGTAAGAGACATGTAG
- the LOC110923572 gene encoding flowering-promoting factor 1-like protein 1 — MSGVWVFNQNGVVRLVESHGGDSCQGSARRKVLVHVPTNEVVTSYDRLERILSSLGWERYYDDPDLLQFHKRSTVHLISLPKNFNKLKSMHMFDIVVKNRNMFEVRDM; from the coding sequence ATGTCTGGTGTCTGGGTGTTCAACCAGAACGGTGTGGTTCGACTAGTGGAGAGCCATGGAGGTGATTCCTGTCAGGGTTCGGCTCGACGTAAGGTCCTCGTCCATGTACCAACTAACGAAGTGGTGACTTCGTATGATAGGCTGGAAAGAATCTTGTCATCGTTAGGATGGGAAAGGTACTATGATGATCCTGATTTGTTGCAGTTTCACAAAAGATCCACTGTGCATCTCATTTCTCTCCCTAAAAACTTCAACAAGCTCAAATCGATGCATATGTTTGATATAGTCGTCAAGAACCGCAACATGTTTGAAGTAAGAGACATGTAG